A window of Primulina huaijiensis isolate GDHJ02 chromosome 9, ASM1229523v2, whole genome shotgun sequence contains these coding sequences:
- the LOC140985352 gene encoding uncharacterized protein, protein MAPSPSPHSPSPLRKLLRTDPKPKPVAAPLNSASSSSTTAIPPPEKRTRDQPNLSDCHCCGRRINHTNPKDRLQPLDSIWRIVLLCRKCRKKLNSGQACPYCFKETEHSGNLFRCCVCQRKIHKDCAGEYRTCAPFCYLGVDLGFRVCVDCWVPDSLKNSIRTCGRSEDKDASKHNSEAKDSSEKTVKDAYGHVEKVKMAVSGKDQALKKATVAKNTANNGKHTLDFVRKKNRDEQKDASSVCSGKIKVVGDAELAFRLHRAMNSSPRILRDKCQVNSCSGDLKNGNLMNFLTCKRLVTGGDQNEDQSANSAEVEKNNWTDKKNLYSDANELAVGPLMYKREKKRKTWQEIRSIDSTLPEQMKFRLQLEDSGTGRPIKWNSDIWEILVCVNSDQSGPCININRFGQDPVLYQRTRFRQTAGEGNGRVECSSFGNQRATFESQSHQSDDITHELPLVDSGTVCVARCNTEVNLPIGNCNAANDRYNLKYTRTDRGFKCGDMVILPDGSCNAESHRYFVKYSKRIKCTKSGLTGPVSDAFLSEKKDCAPCLIDLHAGYSEKCDGELSLPLGGNDEECDRYFFKYVKRTKGSHSGSVVEANLLSDTELRTINLHQ, encoded by the coding sequence ATGGCTCCCTCGCCTTCTCCTCATTCTCCTTCCCCTCTGCGAAAGCTTCTCAGAACCGATCCGAAGCCCAAGCCCGTAGCCGCTCCTCTCAACTCCGCTTCGTCTTCCTCAACCACCGCAATTCCGCCACCCGAAAAGAGGACCAGAGACCAACCCAATTTATCCGATTGCCATTGCTGTGGCCGCCGAATCAACCACACAAATCCCAAGGATCGCCTGCAACCCTTGGACAGCATTTGGCGCATCGTCCTCCTTTGCAGGAAATGCCGCAAGAAGCTCAATTCCGGTCAAGCATGCCCTTACTGCTTCAAAGAAACGGAGCATTCGGGTAATCTGTTCCGATGTTGTGTGTGTCAGCGTAAAATTCATAAAGATTGTGCTGGGGAGTACAGGACTTGCGCGCCGTTTTGCTATTTGGGCGTAGATTTGGGTTTTAGGGTTTGCGTCGATTGTTGGGTTCCGGATTCACTTAAGAATTCGATTAGGACTTGTGGGAGGAGCGAGGATAAAGACGCGTCCAAACACAATAGTGAAGCGAAGGATTCCTCGGAGAAGACTGTGAAGGATGCTTACGGTCACGTCGAGAAGGTGAAGATGGCGGTAAGTGGCAAAGATCAGGCATTGAAGAAGGCCACAGTCGCCAAGAATACTGCAAATAATGGGAAGCACACTTTAGATTTTGTGAGAAAGAAAAATAGGGACGAGCAGAAGGATGCGAGTTCAGTTTGCAGCGGAAAAATTAAGGTTGTCGGTGATGCAGAGTTGGCTTTTAGATTGCATAGAGCAATGAATAGTTCTCCGAGGATATTGAGGGATAAGTGCCAGGTGAATTCGTGTTCCGGCGACTTGAAAAATGGTAATTTGATGAATTTTTTAACATGTAAGAGATTAGTTACAGGGGGAGATCAAAATGAAGATCAGAGTGCTAATAGTGCAGaggttgaaaaaaataattggaCTGACAAGAAGAACTTGTATTCTGATGCTAATGAATTAGCGGTAGGGCCATTAATGTACAAGCGGGAGAAAAAGAGGAAGACATGGCAGGAAATTAGGTCTATCGACTCTACCCTGCCCGAACAGATGAAGTTCAGGTTACAGCTGGAGGATTCTGGGACTGGAAGACCTATCAAGTGGAATAGTGATATTTGGGAGATTCTAGTTTGTGTCAATTCGGATCAAAGTGGTCCTTGTATCAATATAAATAGATTTGGACAAGATCCGGTACTTTACCAGCGAACTAGATTCAGACAGACAGCAGGCGAAGGAAATGGCAGGGTAGAATGCAGCTCCTTTGGCAATCAAAGAGCTACATTTGAATCTCAGAGTCATCAATCAGATGATATAACACATGAGTTGCCTTTGGTTGATTCAGGGACTGTTTGTGTTGCCAGGTGCAATACTGAGGTAAATTTGCCAATTGGAAATTGCAATGCTGCAAATGACCGCTATAATCTGAAGTATACCAGGACTGATCGTGGTTTCAAGTGTGGTGATATGGTAATTTTGCCAGACGGGAGTTGCAATGCAGAGAGTCACCGCTACTTTGTTAAGTACAGTAAGAGGATAAAATGTACTAAATCTGGTTTGACTGGACCAGTTTCTGATGCTTTTCTAAGTGAAAAAAAGGATTGTGCACCTTGCTTAATTGACTTGCATGCTGGGTATTCTGAAAAATGTGATGGCGAGTTAAGTTTGCCACTTGGTGGCAATGATGAAGAATGCGACCGGTATTTTTTTAAGTATGTCAAGAGGACGAAAGGCTCCCACTCTGGCTCAGTTGTTGAAGCTAATCTGCTTTCTGATACAGAATTGAGGACAATCAACCTTCATCAGTAA
- the LOC140984456 gene encoding glycine-rich RNA-binding protein RZ1A-like produces MTDEVEYRCFVGNLSWSTSDRGLKAAFEKFGNLLEAKVVIEKETGRSRGFGFVTFDEKQAMEKAIKAMNGIDLDGRNITVDRSSSNQGSGRDYDDNRSRDRNRGRDHDRGRDFGRGRGGGGGGGGGGGGGGECFKCGKPGHFARECPSDGATGGRYGGRDDRYGGSGGSRGGSRYGPDRNGDRYSGHNRDNGGRGGGDRYGRDRAGPYDRRGAGGY; encoded by the exons atGACTGATGAAGTTGAGTATCGATGCTTTGTGGGTAATCTCTCCTGGTCCACATCTGATCGAGGTCTAAAAGCGGCATTTGAGAAGTTTGGAAATCTTCTTGAGGCAAAG GTGGTTATTGAGAAGGAAACTGGGCGCTCCCGTGGTTTTGGATTTGTCACTTTTGATGAAAAGCAAGCGATGGAAAAGGCCATTAAGGCCATGAATGGTATTGATTTGGATGGTCGAAACATAACTGTTGATAGATCTTCTTCTAACCAAGGTTCAGGAAGAGATTACGATGACAATCGCTCACGTGACCGTAATCGAGGTCGTGATCATGATCGAGGACGTGATTTCGGAAGAGGacgtggtggtggtggtggtggtggtggtggaggaggtggtggtggagaGTGCTTTAAGTGTGGAAAGCCTGGGCACTTTGCCAGGGAGTGTCCTAGTGATGGGGCTACTGGAGGAAGATATGGGGGCAGGGATGATAGATATGGGGGCAGTGGTGGTAGCCGAGGTGGTAGTCGTTATGGTCCTGATCGCAATGGAGATCGCTATAGTGGCCACAATAGGGATAATGGAGGTCGTGGAGGGGGTGATCGTTATGGTCGTGACCGTGCTGGGCCATATGACCGCCGAGGAGCCGGAGGTTACTGA
- the LOC140984634 gene encoding uncharacterized protein, giving the protein MGKSDHALHLISLYSVLINDRVVGPIQPHRGLRQGCPLSPYFFILCAHGLSSLILDAERRGAIHGCCVSRGGPTISHLLFADDSPLFCKAKEEECGILKQLLRDYEEASGQSINFAKSGIMFSSNLAREEQQTLSDIFGITKDIRSGKYLGLSSLIGKNKKEIFSYIKDRLWKRIHSWRGKYLSKAGREVLIKAVAQALPSYCMNVFLLPNSTTDELQRIMNSFWWGSQPDGNRGIKWLSWERLCTRKIHGGMSFRNLESFNLAMLGKQAWNLISKPMSLMAKVLKAKYFPNSSFLEASLGHNPSFIWRSLWNSKFIMNKGIRLRVGDDHNIRVWKDPWLRDPHNFYIESPLAMDIESMTVKDLINQQWDIGLLQGLFCNRDVREILNIPLHTGTEEDKCIWHHGNNGKYSVCSGYKIAQEILVVGEEHKIQEGFVQWLFQILSKAPESAVDKIAMVLWGIWRARNEKLWNRISNTAHQVVDSAMMFLSDWKGVRGIERSNETSRQPSNQSYTWEKPQAPTFKCNVDATLQNERRTTGLEMVLRDFTSSFISARTNALPGLVGIKEAEAMASKEALSWVDEDMGLQEVIFESDSKVVINAINSQSEDDSEFGILISACRVILRQLPSYKICFTRRQANKITHNLARVSCFHARPMI; this is encoded by the exons ATGGGTAAATCTGATCATGCTCTGCATCTCATCAGTCTCTACTCGGTGCTTATAAACGATAGAGTGGTTGGACCTATTCAACCTCATCGAGGTTTACGCCAAGGTTGCCCGTTATCACCCTACTTCTTTATTCTTTGTGCACACGGCTTATCCTCGCTGATCCTTGACGCAGAAAGACGAGGAGCCATCCATGGTTGTTGTGTTAGTAGAGGCGGACCAACCATTTCTCACCTATTATTTGCCGACGATAGTCCCCTCTTTTGTAAAGCGAAGGAGGAAGAATGTGGGATCTTGAAGCAACTACTGCGGGATTATGAAGAGGCCTCAGGACAGTCTATCAATTTTGCAAAGTCTGGTATCATGTTTAGCAGCAATCTGGCTCGAGAAGAACAACAAACTTTATCAGACATCTTTGGGATCACAAAAGATATACGATCCGGCAAATATCTCGGATTGTCTTCGCTcattggaaaaaataaaaaagaaatattcaGCTACATAAAAGACAGACTTTGGAAACGGATTCACAGCTGGAGGGGCAAATACTTATCTAAAGCTGGAAGAGAAGTCTTGATCAAAGCGGTCGCCCAAGCCCTCCCATCTTACTGTATGAATGTATTTCTATTACCAAATTCCACCACTGACGAACTCCAGCGAATCATGAATTCGTTTTGGTGGGGCTCTCAGCCAGATGGTAATCGAGGTATTAAATGGTTAAGCTGGGAGCGTCTCTGCACTAGAAAAATCCATGGGGGAATGAGCTTTAGAAATTTGGAATCATTCAACTTAGCAATGCTGGGTAAACAAGCATGGAATCTAATCTCTAAACCTATGTCTCTTATGGCCAAGGTACTAAAAGCGAAATATTTTCCCAACTCGAGCTTTTTGGAGGCTTCGCTTGGCCACAATCCTAGTTTTATATGGCGAAGTCTGTGGAACTCTAAGTTTATCATGAATAAAGGGATCCGCTTGCGAGTGGGAGATGATCATAATATCCGTGTGTGGAAGGACCCTTGGCTACGTGATCCACACAACTTCTATATTGAATCTCCTCTGGCAATGGACATAGAATCAATGACTGTAAAAGATCTCATCAATCAGCAATGGGATATAGGACTGCTGCAAGGTCTATTTTGCAATCGAGATGTTAGAGAAATATTGAACATTCCTCTACACACGGGCACAGAAGAAGATAAATGCATTTGGCATCATGGGAATAATGGGAAATACTCTGTATGCTCAGGTTACAAAATTGCTCAAGAGATCCTAGTGGTGGGCGAAGAACATAAGATCCAAG AAGGCTTTGTGCAATGGTTATTCCAAATCCTTAGCAAGGCTCCTGAATCTGCCGTGGACAAAATTGCAATGGTGTTATGGGGTATATGGAGAGCTCGCAACGAGAAACTATGGAATAGGATTTCGAACACAGCTCATCAAGTTGTAGATTCAGCGATGATGTTTCTTTCTGATTGGAAGGGGGTGCGTGGCATTGAGAGATCAAATGAAACTAGTAGGCAGCCGTCCAATCAGTCTTATACCTGGGAAAAACCACAAGCACCAACATTTAAATGTAATGTAGATGCAACACTACAGAATGAAAGGAGAACCACAGGATTGGAAATGGTGCTTCGAGACTTCACGAGCTCCTTCATAAGTGCCAGAACAAATGCCCTCCCAGGCCTAGTGGGAATCAAAGAAGCAGAAGCAATGGCCTCTAAGGAGGCGCTTAGTTGGGTCGACGAAGACATGGGCTTACAAGAGGTAATATTCGAATCAGACTCTAAAGTGGTAATCAACGCAATTAATTCACAAAGCGAGGATGATTCAGAATTTGGTATTTTAATTTCTGCGTGCCGAGTAATTCTTCGACAACTACCATCATACAAGATCTGCTTTACCCGACGACAAGCAAATAAAATTACCCATAATCTTGCTAGGGTATCTTGTTTCCATGCTCGTCCCATGATCTGA
- the LOC140985353 gene encoding vacuolar iron transporter homolog 4-like: MAAPNQVQITIPKDTADHQTPCNINLHESKEDFDFSQRAQWLRAAVLGANDGLVSIASLMMGVGAVKTDVKAMILTGFAGLFAGACSMAIGEFVSVYSQLDIEVAQMKREKRMVENNVVLSNEHKENLPNPFQAALASALAFSLGAIFPLLGAAFIEDHMARLWVVVGATTVALVGFGGVGAVLGRTKVVKSCFRVLVGGWMAMGITFGLTKLLGSSGLKM, translated from the coding sequence atggctgccccaaaCCAAGTCCAAATCACAATCCCTAAAGACACTGCAGATCATCAAACCCCATGCAACATTAATCTCCATGAATCCAAAGAGGACTTCGACTTCTCACAAAGGGCACAATGGCTTCGAGCTGCTGTTCTTGGAGCCAATGATGGGTTGGTATCCATTGCATCATTAATGATGGGAGTTGGCGCGGTTAAAACGGACGTAAAAGCTATGATCCTCACTGGATTTGCAGGACTATTTGCCGGTGCTTGTAGCATGGCAATCGGAGAATTCGTTTCCGTATATTCTCAGCTAGATATTGAGGTGGCCCAGATGAAAAGAGAAAAGAGAATGGTGGAAAATAATGTTGTTTTGAGTAATGAACATAAAGAAAATCTTCCAAACCCTTTTCAGGCGGCCTTGGCATCCGCCCTTGCGTTTTCTTTAGGGGCTATTTTTCCGTTGCTCGGGGCTGCGTTCATAGAAGATCACATGGCGAGGCTCTGGGTGGTGGTGGGTGCCACCACGGTGGCTTTGGTAGGGTTTGGTGGCGTTGGGGCAGTTTTGGGGCGGACTAAGGTGGTAAAGTCTTGTTTTAGGGTTCTTGTGGGAGGGTGGATGGCTATGGGTATTACCTTTGGTCTTACTAAGTTGCTTGGATCGAGTGGCCTGAAAATGTGA
- the LOC140985199 gene encoding putative clathrin assembly protein At1g03050 — MAPSKFRKAIGAVKDKTSIGLIRVGSAKSLSELDVSIVKATRHEECPPDERYIRQVISATSHSRAYVSASVSTIARRLDKTKNWVVALKTLMLIHRLLSEGDAAYEQEIFFATRKGTRFLNMSDFRDSSGWVNAWDHLAFVRAYALYLDEQLEYRMQGRRGKHSSYGYQMEDEEEDGGAASATVVRPTPVCEMKNEQIFSRVHHLMQILDRFLACRPTGGASDNRIVTVAIYPIVKESFQLCYDMTETMGALIERFMQLQVPDMIRVREIFCHVSKQYDELDSFYEWCKIIGIARSSEYPNIEKIPERKLDMMDEYIREKSAMLSNSRVVASSTAEPKREREEVLAKESEPEVDTSTIMVALPPVGESVRELEDKGEKTLEKNVSQEMGDLLNVNEDASRTGGDRFALSLFDANANTLATPETSATPWEAFNRTSGDWETELVQSASHLSNQRTSLPGGFDTMMLDAMYQQGTISQAMASTGSVATGSGSSVVLGSGGRPSMLALPAPPVSEAISSSANTDPFIASTVIAPPTCVQMSEMEKKQRLLVEEQIMWQKFARDGKQGQVGLAKAQQQNMGGCTRTY; from the exons ATGGCTCCAAGCAAGTTTAGGAAGGCCATTGGAGCAGTGAAGGACAAAACCAGCATTGGCCTGATAAGAGTTGGCAGCGCAAAGTCTCTTTCAGAACTCGATGTTTCCATCGTCAAGGCCACCCGGCATGAAGAATGTCCACCAGACGAGCGTTACATCCGTCAAGTAATAAGCGCGACGTCCCACTCGCGTGCATATGTCAGCGCCTCCGTTAGCACCATCGCCCGACGGCTGGACAAGACAAAGAATTGGGTGGTGGCGTTGAAAACCCTCATGCTGATCCATCGGCTGCTATCCGAGGGGGACGCCGCGTACGAACAGGAGATATTCTTCGCTACGAGGAAAGGGACGAGGTTCCTCAACATGTCCGATTTTCGGGATTCATCAGGCTGGGTGAATGCGTGGGACCACTTAGCTTTTGTGCGGGCCTACGCATTGTATTTAGACGAGCAGCTCGAGTATCGGATGCAGGGCCGGAGGGGTAAACATAGCAGTTACGGGTATCAGATGGAAGATGAAGAAGAGGACGGCGGAGCCGCCAGTGCCACGGTGGTGAGGCCCACTCCCGTTTGTGAAATGAAGAATGAGCAGATTTTCTCGAGGGTTCATCATCTGATGCAGATTCTTGACAGGTTCTTGGCATGCAGACCAACTG GTGGTGCAAGTGACAACAGAATAGTGACGGTGGCCATCTACCCCATAGTGAAAGAAAGTTTCCAGCTATGCTACGATATGACAGAAACAATGGGAGCTTTGATTGAAAGATTCATGCAGCTCCAAGTACCCGACATGATACGTGTCCGAGAGATTTTTTGTCATGTCTCGAAGCAGTACGATGAACTCGACTCGTTCTATGAATGGTGCAAGATCATTGGAATTGCACGCTCTTCAGAGTACCCCAATATAGAGAAAATCCCGGAAAGAAAACTCGATATGATGGACGAATATATTCGTGAAAAATCAGCCATGTTGAGCAACAGCAGGGTCGTCGCTAGTTCCACTGCGGAGCCAAAGCGAGAACGGGAAGAAGTACTAGCCAAGGAGTCGGAACCGGAGGTGGATACCAGTACCATAATGGTCGCGTTGCCACCAGTGGGAGAATCGGTACGAGAATTAGAGGATAAGGGAGAAAAGACACTCGAGAAGAACGTGAGTCAAGAAATGGGTGATTTGTTAAATGTAAATGAAGATGCATCAAGGACAGGAGGAGATAGATTTGCTTTATCTTTATTTGATGCAAATGCAAACACATTAGCTACTCCTGAAACGTCGGCTACCCCGTGGGAAGCCTTCAACCGAACGTCAGGTGACTGGGAAACAGAGTTGGTCCAGTCTGCGAGTCATTTGTCTAACCAAAGGACGTCACTTCCAGGAGGTTTTGATACCATGATGCTTGATGCCATGTACCAACAAGGGACTATTTCTCAGGCGATGGCTTCTACTGGTTCTGTGGCCACCGGGAGTGGAAGTAGTGTTGTGTTGGGTTCGGGCGGGAGGCCATCCATGCTGGCACTGCCTGCACCACCTGTCTCTGAAGCCATTAGTTCTTCAGCAAATACGGATCCTTTCATTGCCTCGACAGTTATAGCACCGCCAACGTGCGTGCAAATGTCCGAGATGGAGAAGAAGCAAAGACTGTTGGTAGAAGAGCAGATAATGTGGCAGAAATTTGCAAGAGATGGGAAGCAGGGACAGGTAGGGCTAGCTAAGGCGCAGCAACAAAATATGGGAGGTTGCACGCGAACATATTGA